From Cellulophaga lytica DSM 7489, a single genomic window includes:
- a CDS encoding DUF4297 domain-containing protein yields MSDKTNQNPLLAVQREKAGSETFEKYSYQYHWALYRVLNDHIKANEYAVFVELHEDVVVSDSLDASKAKFEFNQVKTTKGRFTANKLVHQKKNKKCVLGKLISSGFEKPFKDRITELNLVALNDFSLTLKEEGLSLNKITLNDLSDAQFKELEDEIRKEMGISSLPSNIQFIVPELSEKNFQNDVIASIAKLVSNLFPNSHCSPVEIYRLLIDEINRKGKVTYDFTKWNDLLINKALTSITVTEVINSFTSIKDEAKIEVEFHTICSEIGLNSINSKLLKRPFDRYRAKRISNSSTLQLDTTNFFANEIQLNLDKGIDDLGKLIDNVKKQIPKKIEKQFNNELEIKSAIICEYILL; encoded by the coding sequence ATGAGTGATAAAACAAATCAAAATCCACTTTTAGCCGTTCAACGAGAAAAGGCAGGTTCTGAAACGTTTGAAAAATATTCATACCAATATCATTGGGCTTTATATCGTGTTTTAAATGACCATATTAAAGCCAATGAGTATGCAGTATTTGTGGAACTTCACGAAGATGTAGTCGTAAGCGACTCGTTAGATGCTTCAAAAGCTAAATTTGAATTTAATCAAGTTAAAACTACAAAAGGACGATTTACTGCAAATAAATTGGTTCATCAAAAAAAGAACAAAAAATGTGTGTTAGGTAAACTAATAAGCAGTGGATTTGAAAAACCTTTTAAGGATAGAATAACAGAATTAAACTTGGTTGCACTTAATGACTTTTCACTTACTCTCAAAGAAGAAGGTTTAAGTCTTAACAAAATAACTTTGAATGATTTGTCTGATGCTCAATTTAAAGAATTAGAAGATGAAATACGAAAAGAAATGGGGATTTCATCGTTACCTTCTAATATACAATTTATCGTACCAGAGCTATCAGAAAAGAATTTTCAAAATGATGTAATTGCTTCAATTGCTAAGTTAGTCTCTAATTTATTTCCAAATTCTCATTGTAGTCCTGTTGAGATATACCGTTTACTAATAGATGAAATAAATCGAAAAGGAAAAGTTACTTATGATTTCACAAAATGGAATGATTTACTAATAAATAAAGCACTTACATCTATTACAGTTACTGAGGTTATTAATTCATTTACAAGCATCAAAGACGAAGCAAAAATTGAAGTTGAATTTCACACAATATGCTCGGAAATAGGATTAAATTCAATTAATTCTAAATTATTAAAACGACCATTTGATAGATACAGAGCTAAAAGAATCAGCAATAGTAGCACTCTTCAATTGGACACAACCAATTTCTTTGCTAATGAAATTCAATTAAATTTAGATAAAGGGATTGATGATTTAGGAAAATTAATCGACAACGTAAAAAAACAAATCCCTAAAAAAATTGAGAAGCAATTTAACAATGAACTAGAAATAAAGAGTGCCATTATTTGTGAATATATATTGTTGTAA